From Cognatishimia activa, one genomic window encodes:
- a CDS encoding helix-turn-helix transcriptional regulator: protein MKRLSFTPEELSELIGIVYDSAFEEVQWKTLLRTLSKMFPGIGALAWGYDGDTMLPEYVSAGQNPIFPSPFQFNMKNDVGETISEAVKRTPNGFVVNTKLYFPKSQLLQARCYTDFLKPSGYRNSLHLKVDHNGERGAFLGFPLPADPDLEKELLDPLFEVLKLLAPHAVRASQLARALALAKRATEAFSGFFDGIILPMLVTDAKGKYLFGNKAGRQVLSRGDPFQLARDGSLRLSNSYDTGDLYHKISQTSRDLVQSGLRVDTDETPLLLAISPFRPSMRDASAIDRHLLDDEQMFAIFVGQSVHDAVNTALLEDVFDLSVRETQVCKELLIGQSVTAIAETSGRSPKTVRNQIQMIYEKVGVSSNAELLDRLTVFRTVGTMFENSPENRLMETMTSLN, encoded by the coding sequence ATGAAAAGACTGTCTTTTACTCCTGAAGAACTTTCAGAGCTCATCGGTATCGTTTACGATTCCGCGTTCGAAGAGGTGCAGTGGAAAACGCTCTTGAGAACACTGAGCAAGATGTTCCCTGGCATAGGAGCCTTGGCTTGGGGATATGATGGTGACACGATGTTGCCTGAGTATGTTAGTGCAGGGCAGAACCCAATTTTTCCATCACCGTTTCAGTTCAACATGAAGAACGATGTTGGAGAAACAATTTCTGAAGCGGTCAAACGAACTCCGAATGGGTTTGTGGTGAATACAAAACTCTATTTTCCAAAGTCCCAGTTGCTCCAGGCGCGCTGTTATACTGATTTCCTTAAGCCATCAGGATATCGAAACTCGCTGCATTTGAAAGTTGATCACAACGGGGAGCGGGGCGCCTTTCTTGGCTTCCCACTCCCCGCGGACCCTGATCTTGAGAAAGAACTGCTCGATCCACTATTTGAGGTGCTTAAGCTTCTGGCACCGCATGCCGTGCGTGCCAGCCAATTGGCGCGAGCCCTGGCTTTAGCGAAACGTGCGACCGAGGCTTTTAGCGGTTTTTTTGACGGTATTATCCTTCCGATGCTCGTCACTGACGCGAAAGGTAAGTACCTTTTTGGCAACAAGGCGGGCCGTCAGGTTTTAAGCCGTGGTGACCCGTTTCAATTGGCGCGAGACGGATCGTTGAGACTGTCAAACTCGTATGACACAGGTGATCTTTATCACAAGATATCTCAAACCAGCCGTGACTTGGTGCAAAGTGGACTGCGGGTGGATACAGACGAAACTCCTTTACTGCTCGCGATTTCGCCGTTTCGACCATCCATGCGGGATGCCAGTGCCATAGATCGGCATTTGCTGGATGATGAGCAGATGTTTGCAATCTTTGTAGGTCAATCTGTGCATGACGCGGTGAACACCGCTTTGCTTGAAGACGTCTTTGATCTCAGTGTGCGTGAAACTCAGGTCTGTAAGGAGCTTTTGATCGGACAGAGTGTGACCGCGATTGCTGAGACCTCCGGACGGTCACCTAAAACCGTGCGCAATCAAATTCAGATGATTTACGAAAAGGTTGGTGTATCGTCGAATGCGGAGCTTTTAGATCGCCTGACGGTATTTCGAACCGTCGGAACGATGTTTGAAAACAGCCCAGAAAATCGCTTGATGGAGACAATGACTTCTTTGAATTAG
- a CDS encoding LysM peptidoglycan-binding domain-containing protein, with protein sequence MSKITAFLSGNTLVIGGVAVAVAVAGLFMGGYFENEAPEAPVTPVVQVEEPTVAPAPEDKETTESDALTEKETAAEPAVTAEIEAEAPAEQTAAEEGVEETTAIAEEEAQVVVEATDEVVSSETEETTPSFDVVRVEKDGSAVIAGSADEAGGDVRILLDGEEVATTSAGADGGFAGFVTIEPSDEPQVLSLVQDVDGKEVVSEQTVIVAPVAQAPLEETKEDTVAEVAEAVTEDATEAAEDVVSETNNVVTTEEDAAEVKVAEATDTGASESETTPVTETAEVATNDAVETEAVAVEEAETASTEVQEDAHPQAPAVIIASKEGAKVIQAPGDQSADVRKIISVDAITYSEEGDVQVAGQAPGGGFVRIYLNNAPRAETGIAEDSSWSVELTEVPAGVYTLRADQVDAEGKVVSRVESPFKREAPAELEAAAAQIEKRRVVQVTVQPGNTLWAIAKDNYGDGIQYVKVFNANRDRIRNPDLIYPGQVFTVPE encoded by the coding sequence ATGAGCAAAATCACCGCGTTTTTGTCGGGAAATACACTGGTCATCGGAGGCGTCGCAGTTGCTGTCGCTGTCGCTGGTCTTTTTATGGGGGGCTATTTTGAAAATGAAGCGCCTGAAGCACCAGTAACACCCGTGGTTCAGGTAGAAGAGCCAACAGTTGCACCAGCGCCTGAAGATAAAGAAACCACTGAAAGCGATGCTCTGACCGAAAAGGAGACTGCAGCTGAACCAGCTGTGACGGCCGAGATCGAAGCTGAAGCTCCAGCGGAGCAAACTGCGGCAGAGGAGGGTGTTGAAGAAACAACCGCTATCGCCGAGGAAGAAGCACAAGTGGTTGTTGAAGCAACTGATGAGGTGGTTTCCTCCGAAACAGAGGAAACCACGCCAAGCTTTGATGTCGTGCGCGTAGAAAAAGACGGCAGTGCTGTCATCGCGGGCTCCGCAGATGAAGCAGGTGGAGATGTGCGCATTCTGCTTGATGGCGAGGAAGTCGCCACGACGTCAGCCGGAGCCGATGGTGGATTTGCTGGCTTTGTGACCATTGAGCCAAGCGACGAGCCGCAGGTCCTAAGCCTTGTCCAGGATGTGGATGGTAAAGAAGTCGTTTCAGAACAGACCGTGATTGTCGCGCCGGTTGCTCAGGCTCCGCTTGAGGAGACGAAAGAAGACACCGTAGCTGAGGTTGCAGAAGCCGTCACCGAAGATGCGACAGAAGCGGCTGAGGACGTTGTCAGCGAAACCAACAACGTCGTCACGACCGAAGAGGATGCCGCAGAAGTTAAGGTAGCAGAGGCCACTGATACAGGTGCCTCTGAAAGCGAAACAACTCCTGTTACTGAAACAGCGGAAGTTGCGACAAACGATGCTGTCGAAACCGAAGCTGTAGCTGTTGAGGAAGCCGAGACCGCTAGCACCGAGGTTCAGGAAGACGCGCACCCACAAGCCCCGGCGGTGATCATCGCTAGCAAAGAGGGTGCAAAGGTCATCCAAGCACCGGGTGATCAAAGTGCTGATGTACGTAAGATCATTTCTGTGGATGCCATTACTTATTCAGAAGAAGGCGACGTGCAGGTTGCGGGCCAAGCTCCTGGTGGTGGATTTGTACGGATCTATCTCAACAACGCGCCACGTGCGGAAACCGGAATCGCGGAAGACAGCAGCTGGTCGGTGGAACTTACAGAGGTACCAGCAGGAGTTTATACACTGCGCGCTGATCAGGTGGATGCAGAGGGCAAAGTTGTCTCGCGCGTTGAATCCCCTTTCAAACGTGAAGCCCCAGCGGAGTTGGAGGCCGCCGCGGCTCAGATTGAAAAACGCCGTGTTGTCCAGGTGACTGTGCAGCCAGGCAATACGCTCTGGGCGATTGCCAAAGACAATTACGGGGATGGCATTCAATACGTGAAGGTCTTCAATGCAAACCGTGACCGGATTCGCAATCCAGACCTCATTTATCCCGGGCAGGTCTTCACTGTTCCAGAATAG
- a CDS encoding ABCB family ABC transporter ATP-binding protein/permease, producing the protein MQQWRTASPEELERHKNRSGWDVLRKVAPYLWPEGQSDIKKRVVFAMAALVISKVIAVYTPQLYRLSVDALAEDGVSVFILGAVGLTIAYGLARFMTIGFQNLRDAIFAKVGQRALRSLALETFEHIHRLSMRYHITRKTGGLSRIIERGVKGVEFLLRFMLFSIGPLILELLLIAAILYWQLDAWYLAVIVVTIAAYVWFTFKVTEWRVKLRRIMNDQDTDANQKAIDSLLNFETVKYFGAEQREASRYDSSMRGYEAAALKTAYSLAGLNVGQSLIITSGLVAVMVMAAVGVENGTLTVGEFVMVNAYMIQITLPLNFLGTVYREIRQSLVDMGEMFDLLGQPAEISDLPDAKDLKVNGGEIELENVAFGYDEERPILKGVSLTVGAGQNVAIVGASGSGKSTIGRLLFRFYDVQAGALKIDGQDVRDVTQQSLHDAIGVVPQDTVLFNDTIRYNIAYGRDNATEDEIIAAAKAAQIYDFIVSLPEGFDTAVGERGLKLSGGEKQRVGIARTLLKDPPLLLLDEATSALDTETEQSIKEALAHAGHGRTVITIAHRLSTIAEADRIVVLEKGEIVEEGTHTDLLERDGRYAQLWHRQQSEDSEAA; encoded by the coding sequence ATGCAGCAGTGGCGAACAGCCTCCCCGGAAGAGTTGGAACGACACAAAAACCGCAGTGGCTGGGATGTCTTGCGCAAAGTCGCCCCGTATCTTTGGCCAGAAGGTCAAAGCGACATCAAAAAGCGCGTGGTCTTTGCAATGGCGGCTCTTGTGATCAGCAAGGTCATCGCTGTGTACACTCCTCAGCTGTATCGCCTGTCTGTGGACGCATTGGCCGAGGATGGTGTCTCTGTCTTCATTCTAGGTGCTGTGGGGCTGACCATCGCCTACGGTCTCGCGCGTTTCATGACCATTGGGTTTCAAAACCTGCGCGATGCGATTTTTGCCAAGGTCGGGCAGCGCGCGCTGCGTAGTCTGGCGCTTGAGACCTTTGAGCATATCCATCGTCTCTCGATGCGCTACCACATCACACGCAAAACAGGTGGACTGAGCCGGATCATCGAACGCGGTGTGAAGGGTGTCGAATTCCTCTTACGCTTTATGCTGTTTTCCATCGGGCCGCTGATCTTGGAATTGCTGCTGATTGCGGCAATCCTATACTGGCAGTTGGATGCCTGGTATCTGGCGGTGATCGTTGTGACCATCGCGGCTTATGTGTGGTTCACATTTAAGGTCACCGAATGGCGCGTGAAACTGCGCCGGATCATGAATGATCAGGATACCGATGCCAACCAAAAGGCCATCGACAGCCTGCTGAACTTTGAAACTGTGAAATACTTTGGTGCGGAGCAACGGGAGGCCTCTCGCTACGACTCCTCCATGCGCGGCTATGAGGCGGCGGCGTTAAAAACAGCCTATTCGCTTGCCGGTCTTAACGTTGGACAGAGCCTCATCATCACGTCAGGCTTGGTGGCCGTTATGGTTATGGCCGCTGTCGGGGTTGAGAATGGCACGTTAACTGTGGGCGAGTTCGTGATGGTGAATGCCTATATGATACAGATCACCCTGCCTCTGAACTTCCTGGGTACAGTTTACCGCGAAATCCGCCAGAGCCTTGTGGACATGGGCGAGATGTTTGATCTTCTGGGTCAACCTGCCGAGATTTCCGACCTGCCTGATGCCAAAGACTTGAAAGTCAACGGGGGCGAGATTGAGCTTGAAAATGTGGCTTTTGGCTACGACGAAGAACGCCCGATTTTAAAAGGCGTTTCCCTGACGGTTGGAGCAGGGCAGAACGTCGCCATTGTTGGCGCGTCAGGTTCCGGTAAGTCTACCATCGGACGGCTTTTGTTCCGTTTCTACGATGTTCAGGCTGGTGCCCTTAAGATTGATGGGCAGGACGTACGCGATGTCACACAGCAAAGTTTGCACGATGCCATCGGTGTCGTGCCGCAGGATACGGTGCTCTTTAACGACACCATTCGCTACAATATCGCCTACGGTCGCGACAATGCCACCGAGGATGAGATCATTGCAGCCGCGAAGGCCGCACAAATTTACGATTTTATCGTCTCATTGCCTGAAGGCTTTGACACGGCTGTTGGTGAACGTGGTCTCAAGCTTTCGGGGGGTGAAAAACAGCGGGTCGGAATTGCCCGGACTTTGCTGAAGGATCCACCACTCTTACTGCTGGATGAAGCCACATCAGCTTTGGACACAGAGACTGAGCAATCCATCAAGGAGGCGCTTGCGCATGCGGGTCATGGTCGAACCGTGATTACCATTGCACACCGCCTCTCGACCATTGCCGAAGCCGACCGCATTGTCGTCTTGGAGAAGGGCGAGATCGTGGAAGAGGGCACCCACACCGACCTGCTGGAACGGGACGGTCGCTACGCCCAGCTATGGCATCGTCAGCAGAGCGAGGATTCCGAGGCCGCGTGA
- a CDS encoding superoxide dismutase, translated as MAFELPDLPYAHDALAAHGMSAETLEYHHDLHHNAYVTNGNAAIAGTEWEGKTLEEIIVGTYDANAVAQNGIFNNISQLWNHNQFWEMMGPNQTAMPGELEKAIVESFGSVDEFKSQFSAAGAGQFGSGWAWLVKDADGGLKVTKTENGVNPLCFGQTALLGCDVWEHSYYIDFRNKRPAYLSNFLDNLVNWENVAGRL; from the coding sequence ATGGCTTTTGAACTTCCTGATCTTCCTTACGCCCACGACGCCCTTGCAGCACACGGCATGTCCGCAGAGACTCTGGAATACCACCACGACCTGCACCACAACGCTTATGTCACAAACGGCAACGCAGCGATTGCTGGCACCGAGTGGGAAGGTAAAACCCTCGAAGAGATCATCGTTGGCACCTACGACGCGAACGCGGTTGCGCAAAACGGTATCTTCAACAACATCTCCCAACTGTGGAACCACAACCAGTTCTGGGAAATGATGGGCCCGAACCAGACCGCAATGCCTGGCGAGCTGGAAAAAGCGATCGTTGAATCCTTCGGCTCCGTAGATGAATTCAAATCCCAGTTCTCCGCGGCAGGCGCAGGTCAGTTTGGTTCTGGCTGGGCGTGGCTGGTGAAAGACGCAGACGGTGGTCTGAAAGTGACCAAAACTGAAAACGGTGTGAACCCTCTGTGCTTCGGTCAAACAGCTCTGCTGGGTTGCGACGTCTGGGAACACTCCTACTACATCGATTTCCGCAACAAGCGTCCAGCTTACCTGTCCAACTTCCTGGACAACCTGGTAAACTGGGAAAACGTAGCCGGCCGTCTGTAA
- a CDS encoding TIGR00730 family Rossman fold protein: protein MATASICVFCGSRAGVDPAYEQAALELGKAIADQNWRLVYGAGDIGLMGATARATQDAGGDTFGVIPTHLLKHEVGKTDLTSFIVTENMHERKKVMFMNCDAVVVLPGGAGSLDEFFEVLTWRQLGLHDKPIVLLNINGYWDPLVALIDHVIDQGFADASLKNFITVEDDTKSTVKTLKAAF from the coding sequence ATGGCAACCGCGTCCATTTGTGTATTTTGCGGCTCTCGCGCGGGAGTTGATCCGGCTTATGAACAAGCGGCTTTGGAGCTTGGCAAGGCAATTGCTGATCAAAACTGGCGCTTGGTCTATGGCGCAGGAGATATTGGACTAATGGGCGCAACCGCACGTGCTACGCAAGATGCAGGTGGTGATACCTTCGGGGTGATTCCCACTCATTTGCTAAAACACGAGGTTGGGAAAACCGATCTCACGAGCTTCATCGTGACCGAAAATATGCACGAGCGTAAGAAGGTCATGTTTATGAATTGCGATGCGGTGGTTGTGCTCCCCGGTGGGGCAGGCTCTCTGGATGAGTTCTTTGAGGTGCTCACATGGCGACAGCTTGGCCTGCACGACAAGCCCATCGTTCTGCTGAACATCAATGGCTATTGGGATCCGCTTGTGGCTTTGATTGATCACGTCATCGATCAGGGGTTTGCCGATGCAAGCTTGAAGAACTTTATCACTGTGGAAGATGATACGAAGAGCACGGTTAAAACGCTCAAGGCGGCGTTCTAA